From a single Brassica napus cultivar Da-Ae chromosome C9, Da-Ae, whole genome shotgun sequence genomic region:
- the LOC106413249 gene encoding putative F-box/FBD/LRR-repeat protein At4g13965 yields MKRQRSVSLDVLDVLKFNLHNSKPTSVFLFVQLNFLSFDSKRVAGSMSNQDLENADRISELPEALILRILCLLPMKVAIATSLLSKQWRYLWKLMPKLKFDYLDHKCQLGTFSSNACRTLLSHMAPVLQSLYLNVHLERCNAKDTGVLLGIALGLHVHELVLEVRSRKVYKFPRSLFEVNTLGTLRLRYNVHMDVPSLVCFKSLRNLHLHYVDYMDNNSVTNLLGGCPNLKTLTVHRYSKSSVKTFTISVPSLEKLSIYNSNGGQLDWGYVINAPSLKILKIKGICGLGFCLIENVMQLVEASIIDVSSISKENLLGSLTSVKRLSLRISPLKVTFPTGSIFDQLVYLELHAYKEAWWNLLILMLDRSPKLKTLKFINKWHCEKDYVDRGEWKQPENVPKCFWFLLETFIWKGYKWQREDEKQVAKYVLKNAISLKRAFFSSKRIKLKEKVEVVKDLKSVVRASNSCQLIFR; encoded by the exons ATGAAACGGCAGAGGTCAGTTTCTTTGGATGTTTTAGATGTTCTTAAATTTAATCTCCATAACTCAAAACCAACtagtgtttttttgtttgttcaacttaattttttgtcttttgacAGCAAAAGAGTTGCTGGGAGCATGAGCAATCAAGACCTTGAGAATGCTGACAGGATCAGCGAGTTGCCTGAGGCTTTGATCCTGCGGATATTGTGTCTACTTCCTATGAAAGTTGCCATCGCCACAAGTCTCTTGTCTAAGCAATGGAGATATCTTTGGAAGTTGATGCCTAAACTCAAGTTTGACTATTTGGATCACAAATGTCAACTCGGGACGTTTTCAAGTAATGCTTGCCGGACTTTGCTTTCACACATGGCTCCGGTCCTACAGAGTTTGTATCTCAATGTTCATCTAGAAAGATGTAATGCAAAGGATACTGGAGTCTTGCTTGGAATTGCACTGGGTCTCCATGTGCACGAGCTGGTTCTCGAAGTTCGATCTAGGAAAGTGTACAAATTTCCTAGAAGCTTGTTTGAAGTTAATACACTAGGTACCTTGAGACTTAGGTATAATGTCCATATGGATGTCCCTTCTTTGGTTTGTTTCAAATCCCTTAGAAATCTACATCTTCACTATGTAGACTACATGGACAATAATTCAGTTACTAACCTTTTGGGTGGCTGTCCTAATCTCAAAACCTTGACGGTGCATAGATATTCAAAGAGCAGTGTAAAGACATTCACTATATCAGTGCCATCTTTAGAGAAGCTATCAATTTATAATAGCAATGGTGGACAACTAGATTGGGGCTATGTGATAAATGCTCCTTCTTTGAAGATCCTAAAGATTAAAGGGATTTGTGGTCTTGGGTTTTGTCTAATCGAGAATGTTATGCAGCTGGTGGAGGCAAGTATCATTGATGTCTCTAGTATATCCAAGGAGAACCTTCTAGGGTCTCTAACTTCAGTAAAACGTCTTTCATTGAGAATATCTCCCTTGAAG GTTACGTTTCCTACCGGTAGCATCTTCGATCAGCTGGTGTACTTGGAGCTACATGCATATAAAGAAGCATGGTGGAATCTACTTATCCTTATGCTTGATAGGTCTCCTAAATTGAAAACCCTCAAGTTCATCAAC AAATGGCATTGTGAAAAAGATTATGTGGATCGTGGGGAATGGAAACAACCAGAGAATGTTCCTAAATGTTTTTGGTTTCTTCTAGAGACATTCATATGGAAAGGCTACAAATGGCAACGAGAAGATGAGAAACAAGTGGCGAAATACGTTCTAAAGAACGCAATTAGTTTGAAGAGAGCATTTTTTTCCTCAAAACGTATCAAGCTTAAAGAGAAAGTCGAGGTGGTCAAGGATTTGAAAAGTGTGGTCAGGGCTTCAAATTCATGCCAGCTTATATTCAGATGA